Below is a window of Carassius gibelio isolate Cgi1373 ecotype wild population from Czech Republic chromosome B23, carGib1.2-hapl.c, whole genome shotgun sequence DNA.
TGTTTTGTGGTGTCTTTATAACCATAACACGGTGTGAGATTTTTTGTCGTGGTATCTGAAGATCTTGAATGAGTGGTGCTTGCTGTGTGGCATGCTTCTTCTGGTGCTGGGTTGCTGTCTCCTGTTTCTTTTTGTCTCACCAGGGTCCACCTGAGCAGGGGTTTCGCATTGGCTGATCCGACCTTCCTAGACTGAGGAGAATCCACCAATTGTATAGCAGTATTTAAGAgccattttaataacttttccaCCCTTTTTGtactaaattgtaataaatttgaaatacatttatatacctGCCTCTTGTCAACTGTCCCTTTGCGGGGAAAATATAGAGTTAGCTACACTACATTAAGGTAAGACTTGTGGGTCCTCCTGCCATCATCAGGGGGTGGCGTAGTCAAACCATAAAGATTTACTGCTTGACGGGTACCACAAAATCACACCTAGTTCCAGCGGTGTGAAAACACCCAAAAgagggtagttccacaattagttctggtactatgaaaagctTCCAGCAGTGTGAAAGACCCTTATctcaattccttagcatatccaaaacctcagaacaacttgatgatgtaacagaaactatgaactctctcttttctagcactttaaatacagttgctcctttacgcttaaggaaggtaaaggaaaacagtctgacaccatggtataatgagcgtaatcgcaccctaaagagagcagcccaaaaaatggagcacagctgaaaaaaaaaaaaaaaaactagaggtattttgtattgcttggcgggaaagtaacctatcctaaagaaaagcattaaaaacagttagattcgattacttttcatcttttttagaagaaaacaaacataaatttaatttcataaaattaatgaaaaataaagcatcaacaggtgttgatatttcccaacatcacagcagtaatgactttatgaactactttacttctaaaatcgatactattagagataaaattgcaaccattcagccgtcagctacagtatcgcatcagacagtgcactatagaccccctgaggaacagttccactcattctctactataggagaggaagaattgtataaacttgttaaaacaTCTAAactaacaacatgtatgttagaccctataccatctaagctacaaaaagaggtgcttccagaagtcatagatcctcttctgactattattaactcctcattgtcattaggatatgtccccaaaaccttcaaactggctattATTAAGCctgtcatcaaaaaaacacaaattgaccccaaagaactagttaattatagaccaatctcgaatctcccttttctgtccaagatactagaaaaggtggtatcctcacaattatattccttcttaacGAAAAacggtatctgtgaggatttccagtcagggtttagaccgtatcatagtactgagacagctctccttagagttacaaatgtcctgctcttatcatctgatcatgggtgtatctctctattagttttattggatcttagcgcTGCGttcgacacaattgaccacaaaattattttgaatagactagaaaactttgtttgcattaatggaagtgcattagcatggtttaaatcgtacttatagcAGTAAATatagaggtatcatatcgatcacaagtgcagtatggagtacctcaaggctcagttctagggctgttacttttcacactttacatgtaaCCATTggtagatatcatcaggaaacgtgctagctttcactgttatgctgatgatactccacTCTATATTTCTTTGAGGCCCGgagaaacacaccaatttgaaaaattaacagaatgcatagttacctacctaacattgttcaggaggcagacacactcttgcagtttaaatctagattaaatacccatctctttaacctggcttacacataacatacaaatatgcttttaatatccaaatccgttaaaggatttttaggctgcattaattaggtaatccGGAACTGGAaaaacttcacataacacccgatgtacttgctacatcattagaagagtggcatctacgctaatattagtctgtttctctcttattccgatgtcaccgtagccaccagatccagtctgtatccagatcagagggtcactgcagtcacccggatccagtacgtatccagaccagatggtggatcagctcctagaaaggacctctactgccctgaaagacagcggagaccaggacaactagagccccagatacagatcccctgtaaagaccttgtctcagagaagcaccaggacaagaccacaggaaacagatgattcttctgcacaatctgactttgctgcagcctggaattgaactactggtttcgtctaatcagaggagaactgaccccccaaccgagcctggtttctcccaaggttttttctctattctgtcactgatggagttttggttccttgccgctgttgcctctggcttgcttagttggggtcacttcatctacagcgatatcattgacttgattgcaaataaatgcacagacactatttaactgaacagagatgacatcactgaattcaatgatgaactgcctttaactatcattttgcattattgacacactgttttcctaatgaatgttgttcagttgctttgacgcaatgtattttgtttaaagcgctatataaataaaggtgacttgacttgtcatCAACACTCAATACATAAGTGCATAAACAGCAACACTTGTGCATAATTGCAAGCAAGTAACCCTAATCCTACCCCTAACAATATactaagtacatgtagttaattaatattattcagtacttaaatgtattacACTTtaacaaggacatcttaaaatagTGTAACCCAGTTATTAtagtggttgcactttattttacagtatgtgtacttacaatGTACATTTACAGTTAGCAGACacttatccaaagagacttacaaaagaggacaaTAGAAGTAATCAGAATGATCAATAGATCAATGATATACAAATTATTTAGCTTTACAGAGCACATACCAAGGattttttctgaaataatataataaataaaaagaaaacagagacaatacaatatgaatagagaagctagtgttatatatatatatatatatatatatatatatatatatatatatatatatatatatataaaataaataaataaaaaaacagtatatgATTAGAGTGgaagtctttttttaaagaacagaattATAGTATAGATTGCtatagagggtcaaataaaggtggaagagatgtgtttttagccgatGTACTTAGCTTAGAAAGTAATATAAAGTAACTACatgggttaaggttaggtttagagctAGTACATTGTTACCAGTTAATGTAATCACAATAACTGTACATAGTGCAGTGCGTGCATTAATATGCAAGGTGATATTCTGATcacatttttatgcacatttgtCCAGTTACAAACCAAATTAATcttattgattttatatttaatttataagtgatatataatcgtccatgaagactggaagtgaaaaaactccttatattcaggtgtgctaAATTATTAGATAAAATAGATTTAACTCAAAAATAATTAAACGGCCaggataaatatttaaaaactaatgcAACGCAGAAATTGCAAAGTTGAGACATGAATTGGATGGATAAAGAGAGGTGCAAGAGGATGTGACACTTGTGAAACTAATGTTCATAAAGCCTGCAAAAAATATGAGTCCACATTCAACACTCAGTTcgatgattcagttcgatttggtgaactggttcaaaaagatccggttacatcaaattatttgtttgcgaaccggatatgacaaactgctttgttttgaactctctctcacaaaagacacggaagagaagacaatgctgaataaagtcatagtttttgctatttttggaccaaaatgtattttcaatgcttcaaaatattctaactgaccctctgatgtcacatggactactttgatgatgtttttattaccttactggacatggacagtagaccgtacacgcagcttcaatggaggggctctcggactaaatttaaaatatcttaaactgtgtcccgaagatacaCGGAGGTctcaagggtttggaacgacatgagggcgagttattaattacataattttaaaattgggtgaactaaccctttaactttgcAAAGTCTAGCATCATACCCTTCTCATgggcatttaataatttttgactTTTGAGTTCAagtagaacctttatttttttttggatcattttatctgtaaaagtAAATCTGCTTAATTATGCACACCTGGTTATGATTTTTACTTCCAGCCTTCATGAATAACttaatgatttaatacaaatggTAGTTATTAGGATTGATGTGGTTTGGAAATGGTAAAgcttgcttggaaaaaaaatataatcagaATATCACCTTGCATAATCATGCACACACTGCACTGTATGTGCAAATGGAAGAGGACTGTAAAAAAGTTCTGCTATTATAGCTGTTGGCCTTAACAGGACGTGATCACCAGTCATCTgccaacgaaaaaaaaaaattaagtacagcccttataaaaagaaaaaaacaaaaaacaagtattTGGTTTAAATGCATTAAAGAGAACACACAACAACAAAGTAAATAGACtggattttaataaaacaaaatcagacAGTTTTCAACAAACTATTACATGAATAAATCAAGGCCCAGATTTTTCAGATAATAGTTTTACAAGCCAAAAGATGCAGTGGCTTTTCGTTTCCTTCCAAAGACGACTCTTCCGGCCACACACCACAGAGGATCATGGCTTATAAAAATGACTGACATGCagcacacaaaattaaatcactTATTTTCATGCTATTGTTATGAATATAAAATTGAAGTGGTGATTCACTTTTACTATAGAAGGGTAAATAAAACACGAAATGCCTTGGACCTGGATCCCATCATGACCATTAGAAAACTATCCTGGACAGCTGGACTCGTAagaagggtgaaaaaaaaaaaaaaaaaaaaaaaaaaaaatattcagaccaCACTTAATACTAATCTTGGGATGCAGATCTGGAACGGGAGCGGGATTTGGAGCGGGATTTAGAGCGTGAGCCAGACTTGGAGCGAGAGCCAGATTTAGAGCGCGAGCCAGACTTAGAGCGAGAGCGTGAATGCCTGTCTGGAGACTTGCCCGGGCTCTTCTCAGCATGAGGTGATGGAGAGCGAGAAGCAGACTTGGCGCGATCCCCGTCGCCATTCTCCATCGGTGAAGCCGATCTACTCCTAGATTTCCTGCTGACCGATTTCTCCTTGGAGCGTCCACGATCCGACTTCACTTTAGAAGTGCTCTTAGAGCGGGACTTGCGCTCGTCAGAGCGGGAGCGAGACTTGCGACTGGTTGATCGACTGCGAGACTTGTGTGTGCGGGAGCGAGAACGGGATTTACGGTTGCGCGAGCGAGACTTGCTCGATGGAGATTTGGAGCGAGACCGGTGTCCCGACCTGGAACGGGAGCGGTGCCGGCGAGAGCGAGACCTACAGAAGACAAACAGCAGCTGAAAGAGGAGATCCAAACAGTCATTTATGCTCaatcaattttcattttaatacctTGAGCGAGATCTCGAGTTGCTCCGAGAACGGCTGCTACGGCGACTCCTACTACGAGAACGACGCCGGCTACGAGAACTGGTGGGAGAACATATGTataattaatttttgttaaacataCCTACTCTTATCCCAGCCTAATATGCAAAGTACTATAAACAAATACTAAGGCTGTAATCAAAGCAGCACCCTTCAGCATTCAGATTGGCAATGGACTGTTTGTCCAAACAAAGATGGGAGGGTTTGAGAACAGCCTTTTAACATCATAATCAGCAATTAAATATGACCCAGGATAGAACCGTGTGGTACACCAGGGGTGAAAAGTGCCCAGCAAGATCCCAGTCCTGTGAGATGCCAATGCCAATCTAGGGACACAACACAACCAGGTTCACCAGAAATTGGTGCTTTGCACTTGCTGGTGATAAGTTAACTCACCGAGAGCGGCTGCCAGAGTAGGAGCGACGACGGCGCTGCTTGTCTTCAACAAGACGAATCTTCCTGCCATTGATGTCTGTTCCATCCAGTTTCTCCACAGCTCTCCGCATGTCAGAGTAGGAGCGGAACTCAATCACGCCCTCATTGGCTCGCTCCTTATGGGCATCTGCGTAGGTCACTTCACCTGCCTGTCGCATGAAATCCTACAAAAGAAAGCCAAACTTCACCTCAACACTGCTGCCGATGGCACGGTACTTCCTTCAATTATAAATAGTGATGCAGAGAGATGATTATTTTACTGAAACTCCTTAACCGTTACCTTGAGGTCTTGCCAACTGCAGCGACTAGACAGATTCTCCACAATGAGACGGTACTCAGTGCGAACAGGAGGGCCATACTTGTCCCTTCCAGGGCGACTTCTGCTGCTGTAACCACCTTTTTAAGAAAAGGGAAGGGAACATAAAAAGATCTTCTTACAACAGAGAAATCAGGGAAAGACAAGCGCCATTGATTTTACATTAGGACCTAAGAGAAAATACAAGTCATATTTGCCCTCTGTTGCTTATTGCCAACCTGTTCAGACTCAAGAGCAGTTTGCTGCCTCCCAGAAAAGGCACTACTATTTGGATAAAAGAGAAACTGATAAGACACACATAAGGCTGACAAGACCATTCTTGGCCTTTCAGGGCAAAAATGATTTTTCGATAGGCAGCatgatacatttaaatgttttacgaTTTAGGATTACAAATCCTTGGCTTGAGCATCTCGACTTGCCCATACAGAAATGCTAGTGTAACCCAATGTCTCCATTTTAGGCATTTCTATTACATCCTGGCTAGAGGCTTTCCATATGGACAACATAGCAATAACTAGTGTCATTCCTCACCATCACCCCTGGTCTATTGGCAAAAGGCTGCGGTCATCTTGGCTTCCGGTTAGGTCAGCCAAAGCATCAAGGGGCAAAGGTCACACACACATTGTAAGGTGAAGAGGCCAAGGCCAAACCGGTCAGGTAGTCATCTTAGCCACAACGACACTTGGACTCAGCCTCAGCCCCCACTGGACTCTTTCAAATTGAAACATCAAGGACTTTGTTATTATGAAAATCAAATTGGAAATAAGACTTAAACATGGACTTTGATGCTTACTTTCCACTGGGCTAGAACACAAGCTTAAACtcaagaacaaaagaaaatggcATATTGGGAAAAGAAACACTATCATATAAAACAccctttatatatattaaaaaaaaaattggtagaaGCATGTAatctaaaacaaaacatgtttCAAGATCAAATTAGTGAAATTAAAGTGCGGAAAATAAACACTTGAGGAAGGACTTGCCCTGATATTACTGGGCTAAAGACTTAATGTTCATTTATGGCATTTCATTAGCATTACATGAACATCATAATGAAGACAAGGAATCCAGAAAGCTGTGTGCAGCTGATTTGGGTTTCTTTAGGGAAACAAAAACATCAtccttttaaataacattttcatcagCAGCTGAAATGTGATTTTGCCAGCATGGTGTTTGATATTCTGTAAATGCCAATACAGAAATCAAAAACTGCTCGAATTAGCAGCAAAAGGtacagagaaaaacaaacaaataaataaaacacttgtaAGCAACACAACACCTGGAGGAGCATAATACTGGGCAGCGAGTTTTGTTACATGCTTGCTTACACTTGTGATAT
It encodes the following:
- the LOC128011175 gene encoding serine/arginine-rich splicing factor 6-like; translated protein: MPRVYIGRLSYNVREKDIQRFFGGYGKLLEVDLKNGYGFVEFEDTHDADDAVYELNGKELCGERVMVEHARGPRRDRDSYGGGGGGGGGGYYGGGGGGGGGRSSGYSSRSRPGRDKYGPPVRTEYRLIVENLSSRCSWQDLKDFMRQAGEVTYADAHKERANEGVIEFRSYSDMRRAVEKLDGTDINGRKIRLVEDKQRRRRSYSGSRSRSRSRRRSRSRSRRSSRSRSNSRSRSRSRSRRHRSRSRSGHRSRSKSPSSKSRSRNRKSRSRSRTHKSRSRSTSRKSRSRSDERKSRSKSTSKVKSDRGRSKEKSVSRKSRSRSASPMENGDGDRAKSASRSPSPHAEKSPGKSPDRHSRSRSKSGSRSKSGSRSKSGSRSKSRSKSRSRSRSASQD